Proteins from a single region of Dysosmobacter acutus:
- the iadA gene encoding beta-aspartyl-peptidase, translating into MKLFQNADVYAPSHLGKKDILVEGGRIARIDDAITDYDSAPDVERFDLGGKRLVPGYIDLHVHVTGGGGEQGPASRTPEASISTLLDCGVTTVVGLLGTDGISRSLENLLAKTRALTEEGLTCYMLTGSYGWPTTTLTGSVERDMVLIPEIIGAKIAVSDHRSSNPQGEDLIALATAVRRAGLLAPCCGLLTMHMGSGKGRLDPVFYALDHSDVPAKTFLPTHMNFRGRELMDDGIRLVKMGGTMDFTAGGTMEENVTLAGHIRYCLEQGMPLSGLTVSSDGYGSQPRFNEKGECVGLTYSTPRGLHQLIQALVCQEVLPLEDALTLVTANPAGVLDKSGVKGSVVPGADADFVIYGQDFSVESVVAKGERAVWEGRHLIRGRFEA; encoded by the coding sequence TTGAAACTGTTCCAAAACGCCGATGTCTATGCGCCATCTCACCTTGGGAAAAAAGATATTCTTGTGGAGGGCGGCCGCATCGCGCGCATCGACGACGCCATCACGGACTATGACAGCGCCCCGGATGTGGAGCGCTTTGACCTGGGCGGAAAGCGCCTGGTGCCCGGCTATATCGACCTCCATGTCCACGTGACCGGCGGCGGCGGTGAGCAGGGGCCGGCCTCCCGGACGCCGGAGGCCTCCATCTCCACTTTGCTGGACTGCGGCGTCACCACCGTGGTGGGCCTTTTGGGCACCGACGGCATCTCCCGCAGTTTGGAGAATCTGCTGGCCAAGACCCGGGCATTGACCGAGGAAGGGCTGACCTGCTATATGCTCACCGGCTCCTACGGCTGGCCCACCACCACCCTCACCGGCAGCGTGGAGCGGGATATGGTGCTCATCCCCGAGATTATCGGCGCCAAGATCGCCGTATCCGACCACCGCAGTTCCAACCCCCAGGGCGAGGATCTGATCGCCCTGGCCACCGCGGTCCGCCGCGCCGGGCTGCTGGCCCCCTGCTGCGGCCTGCTGACCATGCACATGGGCAGCGGCAAAGGCCGGCTGGACCCCGTGTTCTATGCCCTGGACCACTCCGATGTGCCCGCCAAGACCTTCCTGCCCACCCACATGAACTTCCGCGGCAGAGAACTGATGGACGACGGCATCCGCCTGGTGAAGATGGGCGGAACCATGGACTTTACCGCCGGCGGCACCATGGAGGAAAACGTCACCCTGGCCGGTCACATCCGCTACTGCCTGGAGCAGGGCATGCCCCTTTCCGGCCTCACTGTCTCCAGCGACGGCTACGGCAGCCAGCCCCGGTTCAATGAGAAGGGCGAGTGCGTCGGTCTGACCTACTCCACTCCCCGGGGGCTCCACCAGCTGATCCAGGCCCTGGTATGTCAGGAGGTGCTGCCTTTGGAGGACGCGCTGACCCTGGTTACTGCCAACCCCGCAGGGGTTCTGGACAAAAGCGGCGTCAAAGGTTCCGTGGTCCCCGGCGCCGACGCGGACTTCGTGATCTACGGTCAGGATTTCTCCGTGGAGAGCGTGGTGGCCAAGGGAGAGCGGGCCGTCTGGGAAGGACGGCACCTGATCCGCGGCCGGTTTGAGGCATAA
- a CDS encoding acetyl-CoA C-acetyltransferase, whose product MKDLYVVNCCRTAIGSFGGALKNTPAADLGAIVVKEALNRAGVSPEQVDEVMFGCILTAAQGQNVARQVAIKAGVPYSVPAYTVGMVCGSGMKSVIEGARSILAGDSDVVVCGGTENMSAAPFASMDARWGARMGDKKLVDTMIKDGLWDAYNNYHMGTTAENICDIWGITRQELDEFAASSQQKTEAAQKAGRFDDEIVAVPVKVKKEIVDFKVDEFPRAGVTAEGIAKLKGAFPIGPESPNPQVVHTFEPTGVQDAADKGTQRVTAANASGINDGAAAIVLASGEAVEKYGLKPMAKLVGWGQGGVDPKIMGVGPVPASRQAMAKAGVTIEDIDLVEANEAFAAQSVAVARELHFDMSKVNVNGGAISLGHPVGASGARIIVTLLHEMQKRPEAKKGLATLCIGGGMGVATVFEKC is encoded by the coding sequence ATGAAAGATCTGTATGTTGTCAACTGCTGCAGAACCGCAATTGGTTCCTTTGGCGGCGCACTGAAGAACACCCCTGCCGCCGATTTGGGCGCCATCGTGGTGAAAGAAGCGCTGAACCGCGCCGGCGTCAGCCCTGAGCAGGTGGACGAGGTGATGTTTGGCTGCATCCTGACCGCCGCCCAGGGACAGAACGTGGCCCGCCAGGTGGCCATCAAGGCCGGCGTCCCTTACAGCGTTCCCGCCTACACGGTGGGCATGGTCTGCGGCTCCGGTATGAAGTCCGTTATCGAGGGCGCCCGCTCCATCCTGGCCGGTGACTCCGACGTGGTGGTCTGCGGCGGCACCGAGAACATGAGCGCCGCTCCCTTTGCCTCCATGGACGCCCGCTGGGGCGCCCGCATGGGCGACAAGAAGCTTGTGGACACCATGATCAAGGACGGCCTGTGGGACGCTTACAACAACTATCACATGGGCACCACCGCTGAGAACATCTGCGACATCTGGGGCATCACCCGCCAGGAGTTGGATGAGTTTGCCGCCTCCTCCCAGCAGAAGACCGAGGCCGCCCAGAAGGCAGGCCGGTTTGACGATGAAATCGTCGCGGTCCCCGTGAAGGTCAAGAAGGAGATCGTGGACTTCAAGGTGGATGAGTTCCCCCGGGCCGGCGTCACCGCCGAGGGCATTGCCAAGCTGAAGGGCGCCTTCCCCATCGGCCCCGAGTCTCCCAACCCCCAGGTGGTCCATACCTTTGAGCCCACCGGCGTGCAGGATGCCGCCGACAAGGGCACCCAGCGCGTCACCGCTGCCAACGCCTCCGGCATCAACGACGGCGCCGCCGCCATCGTGCTGGCCTCCGGCGAGGCTGTGGAGAAGTACGGTTTGAAGCCCATGGCCAAGTTAGTTGGCTGGGGCCAGGGCGGTGTGGATCCCAAGATCATGGGCGTGGGCCCTGTCCCCGCCTCCCGTCAGGCCATGGCCAAGGCCGGCGTGACCATCGAGGACATCGACCTGGTGGAGGCCAACGAGGCCTTTGCCGCCCAGTCTGTTGCCGTGGCCCGCGAGCTGCACTTTGACATGAGCAAGGTCAATGTCAACGGCGGCGCCATCTCCCTGGGCCACCCTGTGGGCGCCTCCGGCGCACGCATCATTGTCACGCTGCTCCACGAGATGCAGAAGCGTCCCGAGGCCAAGAAGGGTCTGGCCACGCTGTGCATCGGCGGCGGAATGGGCGTTGCCACTGTGTTTGAAAAGTGCTGA
- the lepB gene encoding signal peptidase I, which yields MDEQKNEPVREETTARRLWKNYGYLVVTAAVVIVLFRVILALAYVPTGSMEPTLPTHSMFLGVRLPYVVGDPLPERGDIVMFRSEELDEVMVKRVIGVPGDTIAFDGGAVVRNGEKIEEEYLVDGVQTYPAVEGAEFTVPEGCVFLLGDNRESSLDSRWWGNPYIPLSAIQARALVSLSLLPKNTWIGVRTLS from the coding sequence ATGGATGAACAAAAGAACGAACCCGTAAGGGAGGAGACCACGGCGCGCCGGCTGTGGAAGAACTACGGCTACTTGGTGGTGACTGCGGCTGTGGTCATCGTGCTGTTCCGGGTGATTCTGGCGCTGGCCTATGTGCCCACCGGCTCCATGGAGCCCACGCTGCCCACCCACTCCATGTTCCTTGGCGTGCGGCTGCCCTATGTGGTGGGCGACCCTCTGCCGGAGCGGGGCGACATCGTGATGTTCCGCAGCGAGGAGCTGGATGAGGTCATGGTCAAGCGGGTGATCGGCGTGCCCGGCGACACCATCGCCTTTGACGGCGGCGCCGTGGTGCGCAACGGCGAGAAGATAGAGGAGGAGTACCTTGTGGATGGGGTACAGACCTATCCCGCGGTGGAGGGGGCGGAATTCACCGTGCCGGAGGGCTGCGTCTTCCTCTTGGGCGACAACCGGGAGAGCTCCCTGGACAGCCGCTGGTGGGGCAACCCCTATATCCCCTTGTCCGCCATTCAGGCCAGGGCGCTGGTAAGCCTGTCCCTGCTGCCGAAAAATACCTGGATCGGCGTCCGGACGCTGTCATAG
- the mfd gene encoding transcription-repair coupling factor, with translation MEALTNALLKIPEIEELARRIEGGRCPVAVSGTAPVHRSQISASLAQRLSRPLVMVCGDEKEALRLCLDLKTLMGREPLRLLSRDFQLTSAAFSRSWEHRRLAALYALARGGEGVVVATVDALMQRSIPREVLLNAAFTVKVGGRADPQALAEKLTAAGYTRSDQVEGAGQFALRGGILDVFSPMMDRPVRCEFFDDEIDSCGLFDTATQRRIKNVKSALILPASEFLPAYGEGGISALVKALEAQAAKAEKKHEKLAQALRADAERLSDGAMPDGPDRYLSALYGKVTSGADYLPPDALVCISESARVDEAAKGRALQCKQDTETLLSAGVLAGEWSKLYLSPEELFAQLEEFPTMMMDALPTSRYPMRPRGLLSISAKQLSSYGGSLETAVSDMAHYRSTGSGVLVFCGSETRCKNLQRLLEERDIPPVLDLEGTGEVEPGQVRVTLGALSAGAEYPQLRLAILTEGQLMAPERKKQRVKKEDSNRQKIQSYTDLSPGDLVVHVHHGVGRFVGMQRMPVDGVEKDYIKIAYAGGDCLYVPATQLDQVSKYIGGGEDTERQKLNKLGGTEWARQKSRAKAAAKDLAKGLIALYAERQKRPGFAFSPDSPWQQEFEESFDYAETDDQLRCIAEIKADMERPRPMDRLLCGDVGYGKTEVALRAVMKCVLDGKQAAILVPTTVLAQQHYATAVSRFRNFPVKIEVLSRFQTGRVSKQVLQDARDGSVDLLIGTHRLLQKNIAFKDLGLLIIDEEQRFGVTHKERLKEMSKQVDVLTLTATPIPRTLNMALSGIRDMSTIEEPPMDRQPVQTYVLEHDWAVVEDAMRRELARGGQVYYLHNRVESIDAAASRIRKMLGEDARVVVGHGKMSEQELSDVMQQMVDGSADVLVCTTIIETGIDIPNVNTLVIEDADRMGLAQLHQIRGRIGRSSRRAYAYLTYRRGKILTETASKRLSAIREYVEFGSGFKIAMRDLEIRGAGNLLGPEQSGYMMSVGYDMYLKLLEEAVLEEQGREKAVETECSADLTISANIPEYYVPSPEQRMDLYRRIAAIRSAEDSSDLLDEMMDRYGDPPKPVLALLDVALLRSAAARAGVADISQKGERLVLALANFRPEAISAVCSMPKYRRSLTLSAGETPALSLRLAPKADVLQCALDLVEELRLADTKENENG, from the coding sequence ATGGAGGCCCTGACAAACGCACTGCTGAAAATTCCGGAGATCGAGGAGCTTGCCCGGCGGATTGAGGGCGGCCGCTGTCCGGTGGCGGTATCCGGAACGGCCCCGGTGCACCGGTCTCAGATTTCCGCGTCCCTGGCCCAGCGCCTCAGCCGGCCGTTGGTGATGGTCTGCGGCGATGAAAAAGAGGCCCTCAGGCTGTGTCTGGACCTGAAGACGCTGATGGGACGGGAGCCGCTGCGGCTGCTCAGCCGCGACTTCCAGCTTACCTCCGCCGCTTTCTCCCGCAGTTGGGAGCACCGGCGCCTGGCCGCCCTCTACGCGCTTGCAAGGGGCGGGGAGGGCGTGGTGGTGGCCACGGTGGACGCTCTGATGCAGCGCTCCATTCCCCGGGAGGTGCTGTTGAACGCGGCCTTTACGGTGAAGGTGGGCGGCCGGGCGGACCCCCAGGCCCTGGCGGAGAAGCTGACCGCGGCGGGCTATACCCGCTCCGACCAGGTGGAGGGCGCCGGACAGTTTGCCCTCCGCGGAGGCATTCTGGATGTGTTCTCCCCCATGATGGATCGGCCGGTGCGCTGCGAGTTTTTCGATGATGAGATCGACTCCTGCGGGCTGTTTGACACAGCCACCCAGCGCCGGATCAAGAATGTGAAGTCCGCCCTGATCCTTCCGGCCTCGGAATTTCTCCCCGCCTACGGGGAAGGGGGCATCTCCGCGCTGGTAAAGGCGCTGGAGGCCCAGGCGGCCAAGGCGGAGAAAAAGCATGAAAAGCTGGCCCAGGCGCTCCGCGCCGACGCGGAGCGCCTGAGCGACGGCGCCATGCCCGACGGGCCGGACCGGTATCTGTCGGCGCTGTATGGGAAGGTGACGTCAGGGGCAGACTACCTGCCGCCGGACGCGCTGGTGTGCATCAGCGAAAGCGCCCGTGTGGACGAGGCCGCCAAAGGCAGGGCGCTCCAGTGCAAGCAGGACACGGAGACGCTGCTCTCCGCCGGCGTGCTGGCCGGGGAGTGGAGCAAGCTCTATCTGAGCCCGGAGGAGCTGTTTGCCCAGCTGGAGGAGTTCCCCACCATGATGATGGACGCGCTGCCCACCTCCCGCTATCCCATGCGGCCCAGGGGCCTTTTGTCCATCTCCGCCAAGCAGCTCAGCTCCTATGGCGGCAGCCTGGAGACGGCTGTGTCCGACATGGCCCACTACCGCTCCACCGGCAGCGGCGTGCTGGTGTTCTGCGGCAGCGAGACCCGGTGCAAAAACCTTCAGCGGCTGCTGGAGGAGCGGGATATCCCCCCCGTACTGGACCTGGAGGGGACGGGGGAGGTAGAGCCGGGGCAGGTGCGCGTCACCTTAGGCGCCCTTTCCGCCGGCGCCGAATATCCCCAGCTCCGCCTGGCTATTCTGACGGAGGGCCAGCTGATGGCCCCGGAGCGGAAAAAGCAGCGGGTGAAGAAGGAGGATTCCAACCGCCAGAAGATCCAGTCCTACACCGACCTCTCCCCCGGCGACCTGGTGGTCCACGTCCACCACGGCGTGGGGCGGTTCGTGGGCATGCAGCGCATGCCTGTGGACGGTGTGGAAAAGGATTATATCAAGATCGCCTACGCCGGCGGCGACTGCCTCTATGTCCCGGCCACTCAGTTAGACCAGGTGAGCAAGTACATCGGCGGCGGTGAGGACACGGAGCGGCAAAAGCTCAACAAGTTGGGTGGCACCGAGTGGGCCAGGCAGAAGAGCAGGGCCAAGGCGGCGGCCAAGGACCTGGCCAAGGGCCTCATCGCCCTCTATGCCGAGCGGCAGAAGCGGCCCGGCTTCGCCTTCTCTCCCGACTCCCCCTGGCAGCAGGAGTTTGAGGAGTCTTTTGACTACGCGGAGACTGACGACCAGCTGCGCTGCATCGCGGAGATCAAGGCGGACATGGAGCGACCCCGGCCCATGGACCGGCTGCTGTGCGGCGATGTGGGCTACGGCAAGACGGAGGTGGCGCTGCGGGCGGTGATGAAGTGCGTCTTGGACGGCAAGCAGGCCGCCATCCTGGTGCCCACCACGGTCCTGGCCCAGCAGCACTACGCCACGGCGGTCAGCCGCTTTCGCAACTTCCCGGTGAAAATTGAGGTGCTCTCCCGGTTTCAGACCGGCCGGGTGAGCAAGCAGGTCCTCCAGGACGCAAGGGACGGCAGCGTGGACCTTCTGATCGGAACCCACCGGCTGCTGCAGAAAAACATCGCCTTCAAGGACCTGGGCCTTCTCATTATCGACGAGGAGCAGCGCTTCGGCGTCACCCACAAGGAGCGGCTCAAGGAGATGAGCAAGCAGGTGGATGTGCTGACCCTGACGGCAACGCCCATCCCAAGGACGCTGAACATGGCCCTCTCCGGCATCCGGGACATGAGCACCATCGAGGAGCCGCCCATGGACCGCCAGCCGGTACAGACCTATGTGCTGGAACACGACTGGGCGGTGGTGGAGGACGCCATGCGCCGGGAGCTGGCCCGGGGCGGACAGGTCTACTACCTCCACAACCGGGTGGAGTCCATCGACGCCGCCGCCTCCCGCATCCGCAAGATGTTAGGTGAGGACGCCCGGGTGGTAGTGGGCCACGGAAAGATGAGCGAGCAGGAGCTCTCCGACGTGATGCAGCAGATGGTGGACGGCTCCGCCGACGTGCTGGTATGCACCACAATCATTGAAACAGGCATTGATATTCCAAACGTGAATACACTTGTGATAGAGGACGCGGACCGGATGGGCCTGGCCCAGCTCCACCAGATCCGTGGCCGCATCGGCCGCAGCTCCCGCCGGGCCTACGCCTATCTCACCTACCGCCGGGGCAAGATCCTGACGGAGACGGCCTCCAAGCGCCTCAGCGCCATTCGGGAGTACGTGGAATTCGGCTCCGGCTTCAAGATCGCCATGCGGGACCTGGAGATCCGCGGCGCCGGCAACCTGCTGGGCCCGGAGCAGTCCGGGTATATGATGAGCGTGGGCTATGACATGTACCTGAAGCTGCTTGAGGAGGCGGTGCTGGAGGAGCAGGGCCGGGAGAAGGCCGTAGAGACCGAGTGCTCCGCTGATCTGACCATTTCCGCCAACATCCCGGAGTACTATGTGCCCTCACCGGAGCAGCGGATGGACCTCTACCGCCGCATCGCGGCCATCCGCAGCGCCGAGGATTCGTCGGACCTTCTGGACGAGATGATGGACCGCTACGGTGATCCTCCCAAACCGGTGCTGGCGCTGCTGGATGTGGCGCTGCTGCGCTCCGCCGCGGCCAGAGCCGGCGTGGCCGACATCTCCCAAAAGGGAGAGCGTCTGGTGCTGGCGCTTGCAAACTTCCGGCCGGAGGCCATCAGCGCCGTATGCTCCATGCCCAAATACCGCCGCAGCCTGACCCTCTCCGCCGGGGAGACCCCAGCCCTCAGCCTCCGCCTCGCTCCAAAGGCCGACGTGCTGCAGTGTGCCCTGGACCTGGTGGAGGAGCTTCGTTTGGCGGATACAAAGGAGAACGAAAATGGATGA
- the pth gene encoding aminoacyl-tRNA hydrolase yields MFGKPSGVEWIIACLGNPGSEYANTRHNMGFLTADLIAEREHVKINKIKFKSACNIFSFGGAKVLLMKPQTYMNLSGEAVVEAVKFYKVPLDHLLVIFDDIYLPVGKIRIRPSGSAGGHNGIKNIIAHLGSDQFPRIKIGVGSPTNPDYDMADWVTGTPSMAERKILLNSFARAADAAEAICSGEELRKAMGRFN; encoded by the coding sequence ATGTTTGGAAAACCCTCCGGCGTGGAGTGGATCATCGCATGCCTTGGAAATCCGGGCAGCGAGTACGCCAATACCCGCCACAACATGGGCTTCCTCACCGCCGATCTGATTGCGGAGCGGGAGCATGTCAAGATCAACAAGATCAAGTTCAAGTCCGCCTGTAACATCTTCTCCTTCGGTGGCGCCAAGGTGCTGCTGATGAAGCCCCAGACCTATATGAACCTCTCCGGCGAGGCGGTTGTGGAGGCGGTGAAGTTTTATAAGGTGCCCCTGGACCACCTGCTGGTGATCTTCGACGACATCTACCTGCCGGTTGGGAAAATACGCATCCGGCCCTCCGGCAGCGCGGGCGGCCACAACGGCATCAAAAACATCATTGCCCACCTGGGCAGCGACCAGTTCCCCCGAATCAAGATCGGCGTGGGCTCCCCCACCAATCCGGACTACGACATGGCCGACTGGGTGACGGGCACACCAAGCATGGCCGAGCGAAAAATTCTTCTGAATTCCTTTGCCCGGGCGGCTGACGCGGCGGAGGCCATCTGCTCCGGCGAGGAGCTGCGCAAGGCCATGGGGCGCTTCAACTGA
- a CDS encoding ribose-phosphate pyrophosphokinase — protein sequence MIAHGKDIKVFTGNANHKLAEEVCKIMGTKLGESEVGTFSDGEIFVSLYETVRGSDVFVIQSTCNPVNRNLMELLIMIDALKRASAGRITAVMPYYGYARQDRKAKARDPITAKLVANMVTAAGADRVLTMDLHASQIQGFFDIPVDNLAGNPIFVDYYAKKFGSQCEDMMVVSPDVGSVARARAFAQKLHMSLAIVDKRRQKANSCEVMNVIGDVEGKDCIIFDDMVDTGGSLCNAAKALIDIGHAKSVHACASHGVLSGPAIERINNSVITELALLDTIPPIAEGASEKIKYLTVAPMFAEAIERTYQEISISKLFR from the coding sequence ATGATTGCACACGGCAAAGATATCAAGGTGTTCACAGGCAATGCGAACCACAAGCTGGCGGAGGAAGTCTGCAAAATCATGGGCACCAAGTTGGGCGAGTCTGAGGTTGGGACATTTTCCGACGGTGAGATTTTCGTCTCGCTGTATGAGACTGTCCGAGGCTCCGACGTATTCGTCATCCAGTCCACCTGCAATCCGGTGAACCGGAACCTGATGGAGCTGCTCATCATGATCGACGCGCTTAAGCGGGCCAGCGCCGGACGCATCACCGCGGTGATGCCCTACTACGGCTACGCCCGTCAGGACCGCAAGGCCAAGGCCCGTGATCCCATCACCGCCAAGCTTGTGGCCAATATGGTCACCGCCGCCGGCGCGGACCGGGTGCTGACCATGGACCTGCACGCCTCCCAGATTCAGGGCTTTTTTGATATCCCCGTGGATAACCTGGCCGGCAACCCCATTTTTGTGGACTACTATGCCAAGAAGTTTGGCTCCCAGTGCGAGGACATGATGGTGGTCTCCCCCGACGTGGGTTCCGTGGCCCGGGCCCGCGCCTTTGCCCAGAAGCTCCATATGTCCCTGGCCATTGTGGATAAGCGCCGCCAGAAGGCCAACTCCTGCGAGGTCATGAACGTCATCGGCGACGTGGAGGGCAAGGACTGCATCATTTTCGACGACATGGTGGATACCGGCGGATCCCTGTGCAATGCCGCCAAGGCGCTGATCGACATCGGCCACGCCAAGAGCGTCCATGCCTGCGCCTCCCACGGCGTCCTCTCCGGCCCCGCCATCGAGCGGATCAACAACAGCGTGATCACCGAGCTTGCCCTGCTGGACACCATCCCCCCCATTGCCGAGGGTGCCAGCGAGAAGATCAAGTACCTCACCGTGGCCCCCATGTTTGCCGAGGCCATTGAGCGCACCTACCAGGAGATTTCCATCTCCAAGCTGTTCCGCTAA
- a CDS encoding DapH/DapD/GlmU-related protein — translation MNQTRAVLFLPDEASCEGVVRPLMLQSVLFCPLLTWVGKTLMARSIQRFFVVWDKEEYAAELRGCFPAEADVLVSGSREALMDFLSQEGEVEVFPCEMLPLQLPGGSCYAYTAQASALRESWREGSGGAVPGARELTGFTAVYDLPRLREMELSCRDEIVRRHAAAGVHILDGSSVYIDPRVEIGAGTVVLPGTILRGETTIGRDCEIGPNAMIRDCTVGDGTTVNASQANESTIGSRVKVGPFAYIRPGCVIGDDIKVGDFVEVKNSVIGDGTKISHLTYVGDSDVGQKVNFGCGTVTTNYDGFKKYRCTIGDRAFIGCNTNLIAPVTVGEGAYTAAGSTITDEVPADALAVARARQKNLEGWAARRRALHAEKKD, via the coding sequence ATGAATCAGACACGAGCAGTTCTCTTTTTGCCTGATGAAGCCTCCTGTGAGGGAGTGGTCCGGCCGCTGATGCTGCAATCCGTTTTATTTTGTCCCCTTTTGACTTGGGTGGGCAAGACATTGATGGCGCGCAGTATCCAGCGGTTTTTTGTTGTCTGGGACAAAGAGGAGTACGCCGCGGAGCTGCGCGGATGCTTCCCGGCGGAGGCGGATGTCCTGGTCTCCGGCAGCCGTGAGGCGCTGATGGACTTTTTATCCCAGGAGGGAGAGGTGGAGGTTTTCCCCTGTGAGATGCTTCCTTTGCAGCTGCCGGGCGGGAGCTGCTACGCCTATACCGCACAGGCATCGGCTCTGCGCGAAAGCTGGAGGGAAGGCAGCGGCGGCGCCGTCCCCGGCGCCCGGGAGCTTACAGGGTTTACCGCTGTGTATGACCTTCCGCGCCTGCGTGAGATGGAGCTTTCCTGCCGGGACGAGATTGTACGGCGCCATGCGGCCGCCGGCGTCCACATTCTGGACGGCTCCTCTGTGTACATCGACCCCCGGGTGGAGATTGGAGCGGGCACGGTGGTGCTGCCGGGCACCATTTTGCGGGGAGAGACGACAATCGGCCGGGACTGCGAGATCGGCCCCAACGCCATGATCCGGGACTGCACGGTGGGAGATGGGACCACCGTCAACGCCTCCCAGGCCAACGAAAGCACCATCGGCAGCCGGGTGAAGGTGGGGCCCTTCGCCTATATCCGCCCGGGCTGCGTCATCGGCGACGACATCAAGGTGGGCGATTTTGTGGAGGTGAAGAACTCCGTCATCGGCGACGGCACCAAGATCTCCCACCTGACCTATGTGGGAGACAGCGACGTGGGCCAAAAGGTCAACTTCGGCTGCGGCACCGTGACCACCAATTATGACGGGTTCAAAAAATACCGCTGCACCATCGGCGACCGTGCGTTTATCGGCTGCAACACCAACCTCATCGCACCGGTGACGGTGGGCGAAGGCGCCTACACCGCGGCGGGCAGCACCATCACCGACGAGGTGCCGGCCGACGCGCTGGCGGTGGCCAGGGCGCGGCAGAAGAACCTGGAGGGCTGGGCCGCCCGGCGGCGGGCGCTCCACGCGGAGAAGAAAGACTGA
- a CDS encoding tRNA (cytidine(34)-2'-O)-methyltransferase: MLHIVLVEPEIPQNCGNIARTCAATGSHLHLIEPLGFDISERAVRRAGLDYWHLVDVSVYENLDALFRLHPEAADNLYLTTTKAPRPYSEAVFTDGCWLFFGKETAGLPQDFREAYAARCVRLPMVSEARSLNLSNTVAVCAYEALRQMGFPGLLDHGEMAR, from the coding sequence ATGCTGCATATTGTTCTGGTGGAGCCGGAAATCCCGCAAAACTGCGGCAATATCGCCCGCACCTGTGCGGCCACCGGCAGCCATCTGCATCTCATTGAGCCCCTGGGCTTTGACATCTCCGAGCGGGCTGTGCGCCGGGCCGGCCTGGACTACTGGCATCTGGTGGATGTGTCGGTCTATGAAAACTTAGATGCGCTGTTCCGGCTTCATCCGGAGGCGGCCGACAATCTCTACCTGACCACCACCAAGGCGCCCCGGCCGTACAGCGAGGCCGTCTTCACCGACGGGTGCTGGCTCTTTTTCGGCAAGGAGACCGCGGGGCTGCCCCAGGACTTCCGGGAGGCATATGCCGCCCGGTGCGTCCGTCTGCCCATGGTTTCCGAGGCCCGGAGCCTGAACCTCTCCAACACGGTGGCCGTGTGCGCCTATGAGGCGCTGCGCCAGATGGGCTTTCCCGGTCTTCTGGACCATGGGGAAATGGCCAGATAG